The following is a genomic window from Myxocyprinus asiaticus isolate MX2 ecotype Aquarium Trade chromosome 38, UBuf_Myxa_2, whole genome shotgun sequence.
TATGCAACAATATCTTTATACCTGGACAATCCAACTAGCAAAGTAATTTATCAAATTCTCTttaattttttatggaaaaaccACACACACTATATTAGAAAATCTGTAGTGATGAATACATATGAAAACGGTGGTCTTATTTTCTTGATTTTACCACTATGAATCACACATTCAAAATCAACTGGATTAGGCACCATATAAAAAATCCCATATCTGTCTGGAACTTCATTCCCCATTAAATTTCTTCACAGTTTGGTGGTCTTAATTTTATCAATGTGTAATTATAATATAGATAAAATTCCAGTAAAATTGTCAGCTTTTCATAAACAAATGTTTATGTCATGGTCTTTAATCTATAAGCATAATATTTCCCCTCACCACTACTTTATTTGGAACAATTGAAATATATTgtataaacataaatgtatttatttatttattttttactttaaatggtAAGACGATATGCTGGAAAATGGTTTGGTTACTACCTCAGAAGTACCATATTAGAAACAAAGTTAGAGAGGTTTCATTTAAACTCATACATAGATTCTATCCAGCTAATCATTATTTACAAAAATTCAAAAAAGACATTAATACAAATTGtggtttttgtaatgtttatcatgaaaattcattacatttattctgGCATTGCAACTATTCAGTTACACAGTGGCAATATGTGCAGAAATGCATtattgagaatattccatattcaAGAACATTTTCAATATTATGGGAAAATTTACTATTTGGCTTTAATGACTATCCAAAAGAAGATGAAcagtttttttcatttagttaacCTTATCATAATTATGGCCAAATTTCATATCCATAAATCTACATTTATCAACTTTATGGTTTTGTTAAATGAAATCATGATGTACATTGACAATATTAGAGACTCTTTCAATAAGAGAGCATTAAAAACTGTGAGTATTTGCGAGCTTTacaagatatttatttaaatttccttAAGACACTTTTATGTCTAGTTTTCTTTCATTCCTGGCTTTTTCTTTTCAGTTCTTTTCAacttattttttgttattgtttccttttctatatatttctatatatttatgtTGTAAAATAATACTTATTGTTATATTTAGACAATTGTAAATGTTACTgtttactaaataaaaaataaataaataaataaataaatacaagtttgcgagggaaggggatacaaatttgaaatggaacgcaGCCCAGTGCTAATAGTGACTATATGCTGCAGCCTCCCCCTTACTCAGTAGTGAGGGTTCCGGATGTGATTTCCCCCAGtgtcactagctgctgcctatctgtcagaaagctgttgatccaccGACAGATTGTGGTTGGCACGGAGAGCTGAGTCAGTTttgtatattataatattaatatataatattattggtAATATTGAGCAGACTTTTTAATCTATAATTAAACGTAAGTTTAACAACATAACAAATCAGACCATTCGTGAACGTCTGAAGACCGAAGTGTTTACGTATAATAAATTCACAAACGCACATACTCGCTTTGTTCTTTTTGTCCCTCAGCAGCACCCGTTCAATGTCGCAGACATAAACGAGATGGCTACTTCCACTAGCATTATCAAAGGTGCTGCGCTCACTAAAGCAGATTACCTTAAACGATATTTATCTAATGATGAAGCTGGTAAGAagtctaaagaaaagaaaattaagaaGAAACGGCCGAAACCCACAGGGAGCGGGTAAATATGATCGCAAACGCGTAacagaaatgctctttttttagcTTGCAGTTATCTTCCATGACAACCACCGAACATAGCTTATATTTCTTAAAACTAAGTGTGCCCGAAAGACTTTCGAGTTTGTCTATGATGCCCAAAAGagtgtctagataggcagctcactaggttttgagacaacCCATTTGAAACCAACACAACAGGGTTGCTGTCAGTCCAGTGTAAAAGCAGCTGATTAATATCCATTCAAATCCTTATAAACAACAGGATGAAAATTGTGGATGATGACATTGATTGGAGGCAGCTCGCTGCTCATGACGAAGAGGAAAACAAGGATGAAGACGACGAAGAGGCGCCTGTGGTGTGTAGAAGGATGTTGTTACTTTTTaactaaatgttttcttttactaTCACTAGATTAATTAGAAGCAATATACAGAAGAAGTTGTGGTGTGTCTTGAACCATTCTGAAAGTCCTACTGAATATGCATTCAAAAAGAATGATACCATGGTACTCCCAACGATagcatggcaataccatgttttggagaatgtaccatggtattctttgatcTAGGAAGTACCATAAAAATAACCAAGGTGTATAAGAAAGCATTGTCTGATGCTTGTCGTTGTACCATGGTTTCGTCACAGTACTTTTTGTGAGGAATTGTTAGCATGAAAGTACATTTCAGTCCAGCTGTGACACTCTGCATCAATGTTAAATGGCTTGGAAATCCTCTTTTTTTTAGATTGCAGAAGTGATAGATGAACGGCCAGATGAGGTTAAGCAGCTGGAGGCGTTCCGAACCAGCAACAAATGGAAAGTAATGGGTGGTAAGACATATGTTTTTATCAATGTTCTTGTACTTGTTCATACTTGTACGTGTacctttgtgtgtgtatgtatagtaGCAAATATTAATTTTTCCAAATTTGTGTCGCACATTGTAGCAAAAGATACAGATGCCCAAGAAAGCCAGGACTCAAAATTAGATCAAAGGTAACTGCCTTCATTCTCTCACATTCATTCTTATTCAGTGTAATTCGTTAGTACTTACAGTGTAATGTATGTCCCTTTGTTTAGTTCAGACACTGACAGAGGTCAAGGAGTACGGCATGACTCACCAGAGGGTTCTCCTGTACGGAGGGTGCGGCACGACTCCCCTGACCAGTCGCCCAAAAGGGTTCGCCATGACTCACCAGATCTCTCACCTCAGAGAAGAGGTCATCATGACTCGCCCGATCTTTCACCCCAGAGACACAGAACAGAAAACAGACTACATGACTCCCCATCGCCTTCCACTCCAAGAAAGAGCATCAAAAGCTCACCCTCCAGAACGCAGAGGCAGCACAATAAAGGTACAGTGAAACAACCACTAGTTTGGTTAAAAATGATTTGCTCCCTGAGCACTTCACTTATAGTATTCTTCACATCTTAAAGATGTtatgacattaaaatattttctcctattctagcttaatatgcatagacaactataagtaaggcaTTGGTAGGTACTTTCCACcaaaaagtgtgaacactgtTTATCTGtggtatattttccattaaaatctCTGATGAAATGCGCAGcaaaattgttttatatttgttatttCAGACTCCCCGCACCGCAAAAAGACAAAAGCCAACTCCTCAGGTGACCTTCCACCCCCTGGGAGACGAGCCCGGACCAGAAAAGGCTCTGACTCAGACCAGTCATCTCCACGCAGACGTCCTCATGGCCGACAGGGCTCAGACTCTGATCTTTCTCCACCCAGAAAGCGAGGCCAGGGTGGAAGAGGTTCAGATTCAGATCTTTCTCCTCCCAGGAAGAAGCCCCAGGGGAGCCGTGGATCTGACTCTGACCTGTCTCCACCACGCAAGACACGCTCTCTCGATGGACATGCAGTAAGTTTAAATATAGGCCATATTTAGTAGGGATGGATTATGGTGGCCGACAAGTCATCCAACAACCAACTATCCAACCAGCTTATCTAGACTTTTTTGATGATTTTAGCAGCAGTGCTTTAAAAAGGGTGCTGTATCTGTTATACAGTTTGCATGGTAAAACCCTCTCTTGAAAAATAGTGTCTTAAAAAGTTATCCAAATTAATGCACCATTGCTACAGCCATACATATGTAGActagagatagaccgatatatcggttttacagattaatcggtgcagatagctgctttttggaactatcggttatcgtaATTATATGTAATTTAAAGTGTctccaatttatatatatatatatatatatatatatatatatatttactctcttgtgaataataataataaacagtattCCTCATTAAACTTCATCTGGTAGAATATAgatatacaaaacccttcatctggtgaatatataggctatgaaAAGCTTAATTTTGTAAATACTTACATagagagcattgtaacggagccaagtctccatttcaaaataagagtcccttgtgtgttttgggcttgttttgtttatagttaaaagtcccgcattatgcaccaaatcttcctcttttttttttttttttttttctggttattattaggattttggttgaacaataaactgaatctgggattttattactAAATGCGCTATCGATCAACTTATAATATAGACAGCTGTCTTTGGCCTTTGTCACATTGTGTGCTGTTTTTTTGTGTATTCTGCCTCTAGTGTTGCAATTTAAGATGGTTAATTTAAAgcatcaagttaaaaatagtccagCTGCATTCTGTGTCATTATTTTGCACTTTGTCTGGCTGTTCATCTAGCTGTGTCTAATATAAACATGCCCAATTGGCAGCAGGTGAACCCGAAATCAGCCTAATTATAGGGCTTTCTTAAAAATGTGTAGTTTTGCACATTGCACATAATATTTTCAATAAGGCCTGAGGTTAATTATGGGCCATTGTGACATTATTAGTATTTTGgaattttctcatttttttccTGACTTGTCTTTTCTTGTACTTCATTTGAATAGCTATGAATTTTTGCTTTCAGGGCTCTCGAATGTTATCTGGTGGAGCTGCTGGCCTAGTCTCTGTAGACACCCTGAGGAAAGAGCAGGAAGAAATTCGCAGAAGGGAAAAACACAACCAGCCTCTTGAAGGTCTCATGAACAGCCATTGAAAATGTTCTGTGCAagaaagtgtaatttttttttctagtattCCGCATTTACTAGCATCTCTTTTGAATGTGATTGATGTCTTTTGCTTTTAGAGCAATCCAGAAATGCAGAGACAGTTTTTCGAGATAAGTCTGGTAGGAAACGTGACCTAGACTCAGAGAGAGTCGAGCTTAGCAAGaaagctggagagaaagcagaaAAGGATGAGAAATATGCACGATGGGGAAAAGGGTGAGGTCCATTTAATGATCTAATATGTTTGGTTTCAGACATAGCCATTATATCACTGcacaagtaattaattaattttccatTTATTGTTAGTATCAAGTACCGAAAGGACTTTGAGTGCATAGTCTCTGAATTGCTCTATTCTCTTGCAGGCTTGCCCAGGATGAAATGCAGCAGCAGAACGTGGCAGATGCCATGCGGGAGACTCAGAAGCCCCTAGCACGACACATAGATGATGAGGACCTGGATCGGATGCTTAGGGAGAAGGAGAGGGACGGGGACCCCATGGCTAACATGCTTCGcaagaagaaagagaaaaatgCTAAATTGAAGGGAATCAAAGGTGAACCCTGAATCCGATTATTTCTTATGACCTGGCACACACCTGTTCCCATATCAATATAAGTGTTTCCCATATCAACTaacattgtcatcatttacatgttaTCTTTTCCTCCAGAAAAACCCTGTTATAGGGGTCCGCCCCCTCCTCCAAATCGTTTTAACATAATGCCAGGTTATCGCTGGGATGGAGTTGACAGGTAAGAGGTTTTAATAGCTGTCATTCATCAGacagttgtattttttttaagtattaagtGTGAGACAGCAGGTAAGTGTATTTATGCTGTTGGTTGGTTTAAATGACTTTCTCCTATAATTCTTTAGGTCCAATGGTTTTGAGCAGAAGCGGTACAGCAGAATGGCTGACAAGAAAGCTGTGCAAGAGATGGCATACAAATGGAGTGTGGAAGACATGTAGAGACATGTTCAAGTGGCACTTCTTTTTTCAAGTGTCATTCAGGATGTTTGATTATATAgaaagtaatgttttgtttgtaatGACTTGTTCAATTGTTTATAAGCAACATGCATTTCTTAattgaatttattattaaatgttacttttttaacAAAGCTGTTTTGTCTTGATtttctgaaaatgtctcttaggtGTTGTAAGAGAATGACTGTTATCATATTTAAGACAACTGTAGAGCCATTTTAATTGAACAATTTTACAGATACAGAAACTACATGATGTTGtccactttttttgtgtgtttttattaattatgAGTTTCAAACACAGAATCTTTCAGTTAGCTCGAGAAATGAGTTTTGTCATATCCTAAGCAAATCTCTACTGCTCTTCGATTATTTATTCTTGAGTGTGTTCAGTAgctatttctgttttatttcaaaTGCCATGTGGTACAGGAGGAAACGCATCAGTCACAAAAGACTTGACAACAATAATACATGTTAATAAAACAGGTTGAATAGTACAATAGCATAgttaaatctattaatttgattattttatgcaTCCAATTTAAAAATGCACCTTGATTCTCAGTAACAGGCTTCATCAGGCTTTATTTTAAGCTGTTCTTTTAAGTTGGGCAGGGGCTGGACGAGCATGAACAGAGACGTCCCAGCCTGGGTACATCTCTCTTTGCACTGTTCTGTATTCAGCTCTATAGAAAACAGATATCATTTCATTACTTCGACACAATAGCTTTGGTTCAGTTTTAGATTTCCTGTAAATGTAAGTCAAGCAAAGTTTATCCATTATTTTAAGGTctttaaaaagatagttcacccaaaaatgaaaattctcatgttgttccaaacctgtatgacacaaAAGGAGGAGCCtgagtcatcattcactttctttgcagctttttttattttacatataatgaaagtgaaaggtgactaacAGTCCATAATAtactgcctttttttttctccacaaagtgaactatccctttaagtttaatgGTCGTACACTTGCCTCATTGAAGGGTTGATGGCCAGGTTGTCAGGATGAGGTATGACCTGGTTTCTCCTGACATGGATTCTCTTTGGGGCAGGAAAGTCCTGCTGGTAAAGAGAAGATCTCTGTACTTGGGCAGTCCTCTCCTctcttaaagggactttgctttGCCACACAATTGGGATGCCATCTAGTGTGTAAGCGGGGTAATCTTCcctgtgtgttgtattgaagcaCTGGTCCCCTGAATAGTAAAAAATAGTAAAAGTGGGGTTTCATAACTAGTTCATTGATCTCCAAAATACTGAAGGTTGGGTAAGATTTTAACAGATACATTTAGTATAGATCACATGTTGGCATTTTAATtagtacatttaattattttcctaACTTTTAATACTTTTCATACCATCTAGAGTTAGACTGCACTGTAGAATCCTCTTTGGCTCTACTTTGGGGCATGTTTTGGGTCCAAATGCAGTTTCAGTTGTTGTTACCATCTTTTCCCTCTTACCTGGGTAAAGCAGCAAACCTGAAGAAAAGAATGTGTCAGACTCAGCaacatttgtctttttctttgAGACTTTGAAATGGCATGCTACAACATGCTTTAGTCACACAGTATGTGTCATCTCTTGATAAATTACCAGTTTCATTACTGATACAGACTTTGCTGTTGCTTATGGCAGGGAGAAATCCACATATCTGTGGACACACactgaatgaaaaaatgaaaatctccTGCTGGTTACCTGCTAAAGAAGGAAGCTCTCCCAGCACTGGAAAGGCTTGTGGGTGTTTAGTAATCCTTTGAGCATTTTTGTGAAACAGTAAATCAGTTTGACGATGATGAACAAATGGGATTCTTAGACATGGTCTTTGCTGTTTGCCGACTGGCTTTTCATGAGTGCTCATCTTTGAGTTACtgttaaaactgaaaaaaaaatttttgtattATGCATTATAGTTATACTGTGTATACCGTAAGCTATACTAGATTCTAGCACTTAATTAagcacaattattatttaatgtcatAACTGACTGTTTGCCTCCTTTAAAGTTACACTTGACAGAAGAGGCAACATTGATTTGCTTACAGTTAAAAGTGGTAATTTGAAACTCACCTTAAGCATGacgctttttcttttttcataaatTTTATTCCTGAGCAGTTTTAGTTGCGACTGATTTTTGTCACATTCTTGCAGTACAGTGGCTTGTTTGGTAACTGCTGTTCCCCTCAGTAAGTAGCTGTTGCCATGGCTGCTCTTACTCTATTTAGAAAGCCTGGAAGGTGATGTACTCAATGAGAACAATGAGTCTTCAGTAATAAATACCGTAGACTGACGTGACTGTGCTGAACATGTCCACTATGCTCATATGCATTGTACAGTTGAAGCTCAATTCAACCTGTCAAAGGTTTTGTCTCTATAATTAAAAAAACTGCTCCATTGCTCCATTTCTTATTGGATAATACGTTTTTGAACTAGTTAAATGCATGTGGGTTTTTGCATACCATGTCtatgaatttctttttaattCAAATCTaatttttaggttaaaatgtatattaatgtatttctttcttttttctttctttaattattattctttattctgtattttttggCCTCCACTAGTTTATTCTTAAATGGTCCTACAGTTCgacaattaaaaaaagaacatacaAATATGAAAGTATAATGATTATAATGGAATCAAATTgatgtatacagtgcattcagacccCTAAATCTTTTCACATTTTGTGTTGCAGCCttctgctaaaatgctttaaattattttttttttacatcaatctacactccataccccataatgacaaagtaaaaaccagatttttgataactgtaatatcacattgacataagtattcagatccttaactcagtacttagtcgaagcacctttggcagcgattacagcatcaagtctttttgggtatgatgcgacaagctttgcacacccgtatttggggattttctgttattcttctctgcagatcctctcaagctctgtcaggttggatggggaccttcggtggacagccattttcaggtctccagagctgttcgattgggttcaagtctgggctctggctgggccactcaaggacattcacagagttgtccctaagccactcttgcattgtcttggctgtttgcttagggtcattgtcctgttgaaaggtgaaccttcggccaagtctgaggtcctgagtgctctggacttggtttttattaaggatatctctATAATATCCTTATATACCAATACCCCcgcagcatgatgctaccaccaccatgcttcaccgttgggatggtattgcgcaggtgatgagcggtgcctggtttcctcttgacgtgacgcttggaattgaggccaaacagttcaatcattGTTACATCAGACCAGAGAAACTTGTTCctcagtctgagagtcctttaggtgcttttttatgtgtcttgcactgaggagaggcttctgtcttgCCGCTCTGCCATAAgccccagatcggtggagtgttgtggtgatggttgtccttccgcaagtttctcccatctccacacataatctctggagctcaaccagagtgaccatcgggttcttggtcatctTTCTTACCAAGGCAcatctcccccgattgctcagtttggctgggcggccagctctaggaagagtcctggttgttccaaacttcttccatttaagaattatggaggccactgtggtcttgggaaccttcaatgcagccaatttttttttttagccttccACAGATCTGTGCTTCAACACAGtactgtctctgagctctgcaggcagttcctttgacctcatggcttggtttttgctctgatatgcattttcagctgtgagaccttatatagacaggtgtgtgcctttccagatcatgtccaatcaatttaatttgccacaggtggactccagtcaaagtggaGAAACATCttgaagatgatccagagaa
Proteins encoded in this region:
- the si:dkeyp-69c1.9 gene encoding uncharacterized protein si:dkeyp-69c1.9; translated protein: MKKEKASCLSFNSNSKMSTHEKPVGKQQRPCLRIPFVHHRQTDLLFHKNAQRITKHPQAFPVLGELPSLAGLLLYPGKREKMVTTTETAFGPKTCPKVEPKRILQCSLTLDGDQCFNTTHREDYPAYTLDGIPIVWQSKVPLREERTAQVQRSSLYQQDFPAPKRIHVRRNQVIPHPDNLAINPSMRAEYRTVQREMYPGWDVSVHARPAPAQLKRTA
- the bud13 gene encoding BUD13 homolog — encoded protein: MATSTSIIKGAALTKADYLKRYLSNDEAGKKSKEKKIKKKRPKPTGSGMKIVDDDIDWRQLAAHDEEENKDEDDEEAPVIAEVIDERPDEVKQLEAFRTSNKWKVMGAKDTDAQESQDSKLDQSSDTDRGQGVRHDSPEGSPVRRVRHDSPDQSPKRVRHDSPDLSPQRRGHHDSPDLSPQRHRTENRLHDSPSPSTPRKSIKSSPSRTQRQHNKDSPHRKKTKANSSGDLPPPGRRARTRKGSDSDQSSPRRRPHGRQGSDSDLSPPRKRGQGGRGSDSDLSPPRKKPQGSRGSDSDLSPPRKTRSLDGHAGSRMLSGGAAGLVSVDTLRKEQEEIRRREKHNQPLEEQSRNAETVFRDKSGRKRDLDSERVELSKKAGEKAEKDEKYARWGKGLAQDEMQQQNVADAMRETQKPLARHIDDEDLDRMLREKERDGDPMANMLRKKKEKNAKLKGIKEKPCYRGPPPPPNRFNIMPGYRWDGVDRSNGFEQKRYSRMADKKAVQEMAYKWSVEDM